A genomic region of Xiphophorus couchianus chromosome 18, X_couchianus-1.0, whole genome shotgun sequence contains the following coding sequences:
- the LOC114133267 gene encoding ubiquitin carboxyl-terminal hydrolase 29-like isoform X4 — translation METKTQQYKSFKEENTSSKHNQNVPTKVTTIQVQSTCKKHQNAILLGFPNVNMICYMNASLQTLLTLKEFVEDIKSQEDVLALCPEAQLMRCILDIVKCHCSPDSRLKLEVVIRFKKVLSFQAPEFGYEGMKDAHEFLTAVLNQMKNLQPLLTKTAATIGKRYRCPVQTHLQFKMRNTRMCKCCGIKSIREEDFIMLSLDLIAGGSVQNMLNMHEKERQLEFKCECGGNTSGLQSRFLTLPKYLILQLKRFTFTENLVMVKLEDPIVLCREMTVAGHQYSLVSVISHVGSSAKTGHYVSDGLYPDQSREDGNDRWLHFNDIYVMETNGTVISEMCTGESYILVYRRGV, via the exons ATGGAAACTAAGACACAGCAGTATAAGAgctttaaagaagagaacacttccTCGAAGCACAACCAGAACGTTCCCACAAA agtCACTACAATCCAGGTCCAGTCCACTTGTAAGAAACATCAGAATGCAAtattacttgg ATTCCCAAACGTCAATATGATCTGCTACATGAACGCCAGCCTGCAGACTTTGCTTACGCTCAAGGAGTTCGTGGAGGACATCAAATCCCAGGAGGACGTGTTGGCACTGTGTCCTGAGGCTCAGCTCATGAG ATGCATCCTAGACATTGTGAAATGTCACTGCTCACCTGATTCCAGGTTGAAACTGGAGGTGGTTATAAGGTTTAAGAAGGTCCTCTCTTTCCAGGCCCCAGAGTTTGGATATGAAGGCATGAAA GACGCCCATGAGTTCCTGACGGCTGTGTTGAATCAGATGAAGAACCTGCAGCCCCTTCTGACAAAGACTGCGGCCACTATAGGGAAAAGATACAGGTGCCCAGTTCAGACACATCTACAGTTCAAAATGCGGAACACAAGGATGTGCAAATG TTGTGGTATTAAGTCTATAAGAGAGGAGGATTTCATCATGCTCTCTCTGGACCTAATTGCTGGAGGGTCAGTGCAGAACATGCTCAACATGCACGAGAAG GAAAGACAGCTAGAGTTTAAGTGTGAGTGTGGAGGAAACACATCAGGTCTGCAGTCTAGATTTCTGACCCTTCCCAA ATATTTGATTTTGCAACTAAAGAGGTTCACTTTCACAGAGAACCTGGTGATGGTCAAACTGGAGGACCCCATCGTTTTGTGCAGGGAAATGACAGTAGCTGGCCACCAG TACAGCCTGGTCAGCGTCATCAGCCACGTAGGTTCTTCGGCAAAGACAG gacATTACGTGAGCGATGGGCTATACCCGGACCAGTCCAGGGAGGACGGGAACGATCGATGGCTCCACTTTAATGACATTTATGTGATGGAGACAAATGGAACAGTCATTTCTGAGATGTGTACAGGGGAGTCTTATATCCTTGTCTACCGGAGGGGG gTGTAG
- the LOC114133267 gene encoding ubiquitin carboxyl-terminal hydrolase 37-like isoform X2, which produces MFHHRNKKKHIICEKVEGDQGSHNNNNNNNNWINYWLQRLYNVFKDIGFPTSRSTQTRYSPQEKKQQKKTRKKKIFWGLFDCFLRIIQECLDSDDDSQDQKRSPLQMETKTQQYKSFKEENTSSKHNQNVPTKVTTIQVQSTCKKHQNAILLGFPNVNMICYMNASLQTLLTLKEFVEDIKSQEDVLALCPEAQLMRCILDIVKCHCSPDSRLKLEVVIRFKKVLSFQAPEFGYEGMKDAHEFLTAVLNQMKNLQPLLTKTAATIGKRYRCPVQTHLQFKMRNTRMCKCCGIKSIREEDFIMLSLDLIAGGSVQNMLNMHEKERQLEFKCECGGNTSGLQSRFLTLPKYLILQLKRFTFTENLVMVKLEDPIVLCREMTVAGHQVHRFVQLKTKN; this is translated from the exons ATGTTTCATCATCGAAATAAG aaaaagcatataatttgtgaaaaagttgaaggaGATCAGGGCtcacacaacaacaacaataacaacaacaactggATAAATTATTGGCTGCAGCGCTTGTACAATGTG TTTAAAGATATTGGATTTCCAACAAGTAGAAGCACTCAAACAAGATATTCGCCtcaggagaaaaaacaacagaagaagacaaggaaaaagaagattttctGGGGACTATTTGATTGCTTCTTG AGAATTATACAAGAGTGTCTTGATTCTGATGATGATTCTCAGGATCAAAAGAGAAG CCCACTTCAAATGGAAACTAAGACACAGCAGTATAAGAgctttaaagaagagaacacttccTCGAAGCACAACCAGAACGTTCCCACAAA agtCACTACAATCCAGGTCCAGTCCACTTGTAAGAAACATCAGAATGCAAtattacttgg ATTCCCAAACGTCAATATGATCTGCTACATGAACGCCAGCCTGCAGACTTTGCTTACGCTCAAGGAGTTCGTGGAGGACATCAAATCCCAGGAGGACGTGTTGGCACTGTGTCCTGAGGCTCAGCTCATGAG ATGCATCCTAGACATTGTGAAATGTCACTGCTCACCTGATTCCAGGTTGAAACTGGAGGTGGTTATAAGGTTTAAGAAGGTCCTCTCTTTCCAGGCCCCAGAGTTTGGATATGAAGGCATGAAA GACGCCCATGAGTTCCTGACGGCTGTGTTGAATCAGATGAAGAACCTGCAGCCCCTTCTGACAAAGACTGCGGCCACTATAGGGAAAAGATACAGGTGCCCAGTTCAGACACATCTACAGTTCAAAATGCGGAACACAAGGATGTGCAAATG TTGTGGTATTAAGTCTATAAGAGAGGAGGATTTCATCATGCTCTCTCTGGACCTAATTGCTGGAGGGTCAGTGCAGAACATGCTCAACATGCACGAGAAG GAAAGACAGCTAGAGTTTAAGTGTGAGTGTGGAGGAAACACATCAGGTCTGCAGTCTAGATTTCTGACCCTTCCCAA ATATTTGATTTTGCAACTAAAGAGGTTCACTTTCACAGAGAACCTGGTGATGGTCAAACTGGAGGACCCCATCGTTTTGTGCAGGGAAATGACAGTAGCTGGCCACCAGGTACACAGATttgtacaactcaaaaccaaaAATTGA
- the LOC114133267 gene encoding ubiquitin carboxyl-terminal hydrolase 29-like isoform X1 — translation MFHHRNKKKHIICEKVEGDQGSHNNNNNNNNWINYWLQRLYNVFKDIGFPTSRSTQTRYSPQEKKQQKKTRKKKIFWGLFDCFLRIIQECLDSDDDSQDQKRSPLQMETKTQQYKSFKEENTSSKHNQNVPTKVTTIQVQSTCKKHQNAILLGFPNVNMICYMNASLQTLLTLKEFVEDIKSQEDVLALCPEAQLMRCILDIVKCHCSPDSRLKLEVVIRFKKVLSFQAPEFGYEGMKDAHEFLTAVLNQMKNLQPLLTKTAATIGKRYRCPVQTHLQFKMRNTRMCKCCGIKSIREEDFIMLSLDLIAGGSVQNMLNMHEKERQLEFKCECGGNTSGLQSRFLTLPKYLILQLKRFTFTENLVMVKLEDPIVLCREMTVAGHQYSLVSVISHVGSSAKTGHYVSDGLYPDQSREDGNDRWLHFNDIYVMETNGTVISEMCTGESYILVYRRGV, via the exons ATGTTTCATCATCGAAATAAG aaaaagcatataatttgtgaaaaagttgaaggaGATCAGGGCtcacacaacaacaacaataacaacaacaactggATAAATTATTGGCTGCAGCGCTTGTACAATGTG TTTAAAGATATTGGATTTCCAACAAGTAGAAGCACTCAAACAAGATATTCGCCtcaggagaaaaaacaacagaagaagacaaggaaaaagaagattttctGGGGACTATTTGATTGCTTCTTG AGAATTATACAAGAGTGTCTTGATTCTGATGATGATTCTCAGGATCAAAAGAGAAG CCCACTTCAAATGGAAACTAAGACACAGCAGTATAAGAgctttaaagaagagaacacttccTCGAAGCACAACCAGAACGTTCCCACAAA agtCACTACAATCCAGGTCCAGTCCACTTGTAAGAAACATCAGAATGCAAtattacttgg ATTCCCAAACGTCAATATGATCTGCTACATGAACGCCAGCCTGCAGACTTTGCTTACGCTCAAGGAGTTCGTGGAGGACATCAAATCCCAGGAGGACGTGTTGGCACTGTGTCCTGAGGCTCAGCTCATGAG ATGCATCCTAGACATTGTGAAATGTCACTGCTCACCTGATTCCAGGTTGAAACTGGAGGTGGTTATAAGGTTTAAGAAGGTCCTCTCTTTCCAGGCCCCAGAGTTTGGATATGAAGGCATGAAA GACGCCCATGAGTTCCTGACGGCTGTGTTGAATCAGATGAAGAACCTGCAGCCCCTTCTGACAAAGACTGCGGCCACTATAGGGAAAAGATACAGGTGCCCAGTTCAGACACATCTACAGTTCAAAATGCGGAACACAAGGATGTGCAAATG TTGTGGTATTAAGTCTATAAGAGAGGAGGATTTCATCATGCTCTCTCTGGACCTAATTGCTGGAGGGTCAGTGCAGAACATGCTCAACATGCACGAGAAG GAAAGACAGCTAGAGTTTAAGTGTGAGTGTGGAGGAAACACATCAGGTCTGCAGTCTAGATTTCTGACCCTTCCCAA ATATTTGATTTTGCAACTAAAGAGGTTCACTTTCACAGAGAACCTGGTGATGGTCAAACTGGAGGACCCCATCGTTTTGTGCAGGGAAATGACAGTAGCTGGCCACCAG TACAGCCTGGTCAGCGTCATCAGCCACGTAGGTTCTTCGGCAAAGACAG gacATTACGTGAGCGATGGGCTATACCCGGACCAGTCCAGGGAGGACGGGAACGATCGATGGCTCCACTTTAATGACATTTATGTGATGGAGACAAATGGAACAGTCATTTCTGAGATGTGTACAGGGGAGTCTTATATCCTTGTCTACCGGAGGGGG gTGTAG
- the LOC114133267 gene encoding ubiquitin carboxyl-terminal hydrolase 37-like isoform X3: protein MFHHRNKKKHIICEKVEGDQGSHNNNNNNNNWINYWLQRLYNVFKDIGFPTSRSTQTRYSPQEKKQQKKTRKKKIFWGLFDCFLRIIQECLDSDDDSQDQKRSPLQMETKTQQYKSFKEENTSSKHNQNVPTKVTTIQVQSTCKKHQNAILLGFPNVNMICYMNASLQTLLTLKEFVEDIKSQEDVLALCPEAQLMRCILDIVKCHCSPDSRLKLEVVIRFKKVLSFQAPEFGYEGMKDAHEFLTAVLNQMKNLQPLLTKTAATIGKRYRCPVQTHLQFKMRNTRMCKCCGIKSIREEDFIMLSLDLIAGGSVQNMLNMHEKERQLEFKCECGGNTSGLQSRFLTLPKEPGDGQTGGPHRFVQGNDSSWPPGTQICTTQNQKLKAWSASSAT, encoded by the exons ATGTTTCATCATCGAAATAAG aaaaagcatataatttgtgaaaaagttgaaggaGATCAGGGCtcacacaacaacaacaataacaacaacaactggATAAATTATTGGCTGCAGCGCTTGTACAATGTG TTTAAAGATATTGGATTTCCAACAAGTAGAAGCACTCAAACAAGATATTCGCCtcaggagaaaaaacaacagaagaagacaaggaaaaagaagattttctGGGGACTATTTGATTGCTTCTTG AGAATTATACAAGAGTGTCTTGATTCTGATGATGATTCTCAGGATCAAAAGAGAAG CCCACTTCAAATGGAAACTAAGACACAGCAGTATAAGAgctttaaagaagagaacacttccTCGAAGCACAACCAGAACGTTCCCACAAA agtCACTACAATCCAGGTCCAGTCCACTTGTAAGAAACATCAGAATGCAAtattacttgg ATTCCCAAACGTCAATATGATCTGCTACATGAACGCCAGCCTGCAGACTTTGCTTACGCTCAAGGAGTTCGTGGAGGACATCAAATCCCAGGAGGACGTGTTGGCACTGTGTCCTGAGGCTCAGCTCATGAG ATGCATCCTAGACATTGTGAAATGTCACTGCTCACCTGATTCCAGGTTGAAACTGGAGGTGGTTATAAGGTTTAAGAAGGTCCTCTCTTTCCAGGCCCCAGAGTTTGGATATGAAGGCATGAAA GACGCCCATGAGTTCCTGACGGCTGTGTTGAATCAGATGAAGAACCTGCAGCCCCTTCTGACAAAGACTGCGGCCACTATAGGGAAAAGATACAGGTGCCCAGTTCAGACACATCTACAGTTCAAAATGCGGAACACAAGGATGTGCAAATG TTGTGGTATTAAGTCTATAAGAGAGGAGGATTTCATCATGCTCTCTCTGGACCTAATTGCTGGAGGGTCAGTGCAGAACATGCTCAACATGCACGAGAAG GAAAGACAGCTAGAGTTTAAGTGTGAGTGTGGAGGAAACACATCAGGTCTGCAGTCTAGATTTCTGACCCTTCCCAA AGAACCTGGTGATGGTCAAACTGGAGGACCCCATCGTTTTGTGCAGGGAAATGACAGTAGCTGGCCACCAGGTACACAGATttgtacaactcaaaaccaaaAATTGAAAG CCTGGTCAGCGTCATCAGCCACGTAG